One Candidatus Binataceae bacterium DNA window includes the following coding sequences:
- a CDS encoding pyridoxamine 5'-phosphate oxidase family protein — MAEQTRPALDDPAVREFLRLERIAHLATADAGGAPHNIPLCFWFDETSRFYFVIDEKPKRVAGVGIKRMRNIAANPRVALVIDHYEEEWAFLAYVLISGEAAVVEDVNEYLLALRNLRDKYPQYRTMALSADKNPIVRVEARRVHAWGERFRRTTI, encoded by the coding sequence ATGGCAGAGCAGACGCGACCGGCGCTCGACGATCCCGCGGTGCGCGAGTTCCTGCGGCTCGAGCGGATTGCGCATCTCGCGACCGCCGACGCGGGCGGCGCCCCGCACAACATCCCGCTCTGCTTCTGGTTCGACGAAACCTCGCGCTTCTACTTCGTCATCGACGAAAAGCCCAAGCGCGTAGCCGGCGTCGGGATCAAGCGGATGCGCAATATCGCCGCGAATCCGCGCGTCGCCCTGGTCATCGATCATTACGAGGAAGAATGGGCGTTTCTGGCTTACGTGCTGATCAGTGGCGAAGCCGCGGTCGTCGAAGATGTCAACGAATATCTGCTGGCGCTGCGCAATCTGCGCGACAAATATCCGCAGTATCGCACGATGGCACTGAGCGCTGACAAGAATCCGATCGTGCGGGTCGAGGCCCGCCGCGTGCACGCGTGGGGCGAACGTTTTCGGCGAACCACGATCTGA